One window of the Micropterus dolomieu isolate WLL.071019.BEF.003 ecotype Adirondacks linkage group LG08, ASM2129224v1, whole genome shotgun sequence genome contains the following:
- the LOC123974811 gene encoding rabenosyn-5 translates to MASSYPPPFEVTGEVKEGFLCPLCLKDLQSFYQLQDHYEEEHSGDDRHVRGQLKSLVQKAKKAKDKLLKRDGDDRPDTGSYESFYYGGVDPYMWEPQELGATRSHLDFFKKHRAARIDHYVIEVNKLIIRLEKLTSFDRTSSDVAKIRAIEKSVVSWVNDSDVPFCPDCGNKFNIRNRRHHCRLCGSIMCRKCMEFVPLPLAQKLITGTREALCVPGSPVQSQSPPAGGGGGSSGMGSRRGSISSLSSVTSILEEKDDEKIRCCHHCMDTLLKIQHKLEEKDHVPDIVKLYERLRMCMEKVDERAPEYIKMAESLNAGETTYNLDTAGGLRLEVQKYYELIDALSKRILTLSAKDDPPPHPKALQLQRMVRYTATLFVQEKLLGLMSLPTKEKYEELKEKRKQEQEKRVQQERLAAQETLKRRQESEKNRPPPSTNGELPQPPRAPRMTKAGGWLPSADSVHARSELEDPLLQQIENIQSFLRQAREAKRTDEVAMLEENLRQLQDEYDQQQTSLAIALSQKLAEEESLQQGEFHRLETREREERENWGPTVGSTQPLITWDRSLDISPAGGFQGEEETAAEDLTPKADRSPSSVRAFPALTSQEESPPRLRSLGGQVTPPGGEGQNSTPLNPFDEEDSTPIEEDPSNPFFEDIKREHKEVVNGKKEYNPFDEDDDEQEDKQTAPGNPFEEDADTDTVNPFLEATGNSPGVSTNPFDGDSDDGVLPDVDMIEEELLLQQIDNIRAYIFDAKLSGRLDEVELLSQNLRELQHTLQEQKRKKH, encoded by the exons ATGGCCTCCAGTTATCCACCCCCTTTTGAGGTCACAGGTGAAGTGAAGGAGGGCTTTCTTTGCCCACTTTGCCTGAAGGACCTTCAGTCATTCTACCAACTCCAAGACCACTACGAAGAGGAGCACTCTGGGGATGACCGCCATGTTAGAGGACAGCTCAAAA GTTTGGTTCAGAAGGCAAAGAAAGCCAAAGACAAGCTGTTGAAAAGGGATGGAGATGACAGACCGGACACAGGCAGTTATGAGTCCTTCTACTATGGTGGAGTGGACCCCTACATGTGGGAGCCTCAGGAACTGG GAGCAACCAGAAGTCACCTGGACTTCTTTAAAAAACACCGGGCAGCCAGGATAGATCACTATGTCATTGAGGTCAACAAGCTCATAATCAGACTGGAAAAG TTGACATCGTTTGACAGAACCAGCTCAGATGTCGCCAAAATCAGAG CCATTGAGAAGTCAGTGGTGTCATGGGTGAATGACTCAGATGTCCCCTTCTGTCCCGACTGTGGAAACAAGTTCAACATCCGGAACAGGCGGCACCACTGTCGCCTCTGTGGGTCCATCATGTGTAGGAAGTGCATGGAATTTGTCCCCTTACCTTTGGCTC AAAAGCTAATTACTGGGACACGAGAGGCCCTGTGTGTACCTGGAAGCCCCGTTCAGTCCCAGTCTCCACCAGCAGGAGGTGGCGGTGGAAGCAGTGGGATGGGCTCCAGGAGAGGCAGCATCAGCAGCCTGAGCAGCGTAACCTCTATTCTGGAGGAAAAGGATGACGAGAAGATTCGCTGCTGTCACCACTGTATGGACACGCTGCTGAAGATACAGCACAAGTTGGAAGAGAAGGACCACGTGCCGGATATAGTGAAACTTTACGAG AGGCTGAGGATGTGCATGGAGAAGGTGGATGAAAGGGCTCCAGAATACATCAAAATGGCAGAGTCTCTCAA TGCAGGAGAAACCACATACAACCTTGACACTGCTGGTGGACTGAGACTGGAAGTACAGAAATACTACGAACTAATCGATGCCCTGAG TAAGAGGATTTTAACACTAAGTGCAAAAGATGATCCACCACCGCATCCAAAGGCCCTCCAGCTGCAGAGGATGGTCCGCTATACAGCCACGCTATTTGTCCAG GAGAAGCTGTTAGGTCTCATGTCTTTACCCACTAAGGAGAAATATGAAGAGctgaaagaaaagaggaaacaggAACAAGAGAAGCGAGTCCAACAAGAGAGACTG GCAGCCCAGGAGACCCTGAAGAGGAGGCAGGAGTCTGAGAAAAACCGTCCACCTCCCAGTACCAACGGAGAGCTGCCGCAGCCCCCTAGAGCTCCACGCATGACCAAAGCTGGTGGTTGGTTGCCCTCTGCAGACTCTGTCCATGCACGCAGCGAGCTGGAGGACCCCCTCCTGCAGCAGATTGAGAACATACAGTCATTCCTTCGTCAGGCACGAGAAGCCAAGAGGACAGACGAGGTAGCCATGTTGGAGGAGAACTTGCGTCAGCTGCAGGATGAATACGAccagcagcagaccagcctGGCCATCGCACTCTCCCAGAAGCTGGCTGAGGAGGAGAGCTTGCAGCAGGGGGAGTTCCACCGCCTGGAAACACGggaaagggaggagagggagaactGGGGCCCCACTGTGGGCTCCACCCAGCCTCTCATCACCTGGGATAGGTCTTTGGATATCAGTCCGGCAGGGGGCTTCCAAGGAGAGGAAGAAACTGCAGCAGAAGACCTGACTCCTAAAGCTGACAGGAGTCCATCCTCTGTAAGAGCGTTCCCTGCTCTCACAAGCCAGGAAGAGTCACCTCCCAGGTTGAGGAGCTTAGGGGGGCAGGTAACCCCCCCTGGTGGTGAAGGACAGAACAGCACCCCCCTTAACCCTTTTGATGAGGAGGACTCTACTCCCATTGAAGAGGATCCATCCAATCCCTTCTTCGAGGACATCAAGAGGGAACACAAAGAAGTAGTCAATGGGAAGAAGGAATACAACCCGTtcgatgaagatgatgatgagcAGGAGGACAAACAGACCGCACCTGGCAACCCCTTTGAGGAGGATGCTGACACTGACACAGTTAACCCTTTTCTGGAGGCTACTGGGAATTCTCCAGGAGTCTCGACCAACCCCTTTGACGGGGACAGTGACGACGGGGTTTTGCCCGATGTGGACATGATAGAGGAGGAACTTCTGCTGCAGCAGATTGACAACATTAGGGCCTACATTTTTGACGCAAAGCTCAGCGGCCGTCTCGACGAGGTGGAGCTCCTGTCACAGAACCTGAGAGAGCTACAGCACACCTTACAGgaacagaagagaaagaagCACTGA
- the trh gene encoding pro-thyrotropin-releasing hormone — protein sequence MKSTCLLILASLVVCNLAVSGGQGIPDEDETDRSTIDDIILQRAESLLLRSILRKMQDEDGRSEGSSSQTEWVTKRQHPGKRYSADLEKRQHPGRREEDEDEQYLDVERRQHPGKREDEMHSFMELQKRQHPGKRSATGHISENPLMLLSELSKRQHPGKRYLVLHSKRQHPGKRHPADEDGDGDWDADANGNDDLAELGKRQHPGKRFWDNSNPDLGTNSPCDVLDPTSCSKTSLLLDFLDNINKSHAEEKRQHPGKRFAPEEDLVDGE from the exons ATGAAGTCGACATGTCTGCTTATCTTGGCTTCTCTCGTGGTCTGCAACTTGGCCGTGTCTGGAGGACAGGGCATCCCCGATGAGGATGAGACGGACCGAAGCACCATAGACGACATCATACTACAGAGAGCAGAAAGTCTCCTGTTACGGTCCATTCTCAGAAAGATGCAGGATGAAGACGGCAGAAGCG aGGGATCTTCCTCTCAGACAGAATGGGTGACAAAACGACAGCATCCCGGTAAGAGATATAGTGCGGATTTGGAGAAGCGACAGCATCcggggaggagagaagaagatgaGGACGAACAATACTTGGATGTTGAAAGGAGACAGCACCCGGGCAAGCGCGAAGATGAAATGCACTCGTTCATGGAGCTCCAGAAAAGGCAGCACCCGGGAAAGCGCTCCGCGACGGGACACATTTCAGAAAACCCCCTAATGCTCCTGAGTGAACTTTCAAAACGGCAGCACCCGGGCAAGCGCTACCTGGTGCTGCACAGCAAACGCCAGCACCCAGGTAAGCGCCATCCCGCGGATGAGGACGGCGATGGGGACTGGGATGCGGATGCAAATGGAAACGATGACCTCGCTGAGTTGGGAAAGCGTCAGCACCCAGGAAAACGGTTTTGGGATAACTCCAATCCGGATTTAGGCACAAACAGTCCGTGTGATGTTTTGGACCCTACGAGCTGCAGCAAGACCAGTTTGCTGCTCGACTTTTTAGACAACATTAACAAGAGTCATGCCGAGGAGAAGAGACAACACCCGGGTAAAAGGTTTGCACCCGAGGAGGATTTAGTGGATGGAGAGTAG